The genomic DNA GCCCACCTATGCGGTTTCGGCGAGGGCCTCGATCTCGGCTTCAAAGGCCCATTCGAGCCAGGGCAGCATCGCCTCGATATCGGAGGTTTCCACCGTGCCGCCGCACCAGATGCGCAGGCCCGCTGGGGCATCACGATAGGCGCCAACGTCGAGCGCCACGTTCTCGTCCGCCAGCCGCTTGGCAACGGCCTTGGCGAAGGCGGCGCCGTCAGTGATACGCGCGTCGGTGAACTTCAGGCACACGCTCGTGTTGGAGCGGGTGGCCGGGTCGGTGGCGAGGTTGGCGATCCAGTCGCGGGCCTCGCAGAAGTCGAAGATCGCCTGCGCATTGGCATCAGCCCGGGCGATGAGGCCCTTGAGGCCGCCCACCGATTTGGCCCAGTCGAGCGCCACGAGATAATCTTCCACGGCCAGCATGGAGGGGGTGTTGATGGTTTCGCCCCGGAAGATCCCGTCGATCAGCTTGCCGCCCTTGGTCAGGCGGAAGATCTTGGGCAGCGGCCACGCGGGGGTGTAGCTTTCGAGCCGTTCCACGGCGCGGGGGCTCAGGATCAGCATCCCGTGGGCCGCCTCACCGCCAAGCACCTTCTGCCAGGAGAAGGTGGTGACATCGAGCTTGTCCCACGGCAGATCCATCGCGAAGGCGGCGGAGGTGGCATCACAAATCGTCAGCCCCGCACGATCCGCCGGGATCGCATCGCCATTCGGCAGGCGCACGCCGGAGGTGGTGCCGTTCCATGTGAAGGTGACATCGGTGTCAAAGTCGATCTCGGCGAAATCGACAATCTCGCCGTAGTCGGCAGTCTTCACATCAGCGTCGATCTTCAGCTGCTTGACCACATCGGTCACCCAGCCGGCGCCGAAGCTTTCCCATGCAACCATGGTGGCCTTGCGCTCGCCCAGCAGGTTCCACATCGCCATTTCCACGGCGCCGGTGTCAGACGCCGGGACGATGCCGATCTTGTAGTCGGCGGGGATGCCGAGGATCTCGCGGGTGGTCTCGATCGCGGCCTTCAGCTTTTCCTTGCCAACGGCAGCACGGTGCGAGCGGCCAAGGGCAGCGTCAGAGAGCTTGTCGAGCGAGAAGACGGGGGGTTTGGCACAGGGGCCGGACGAAAAACGCGGGTTAGCCGGCCGCGTGGCCGGAGCTTCGATAGCCATTGCTGGTATCCTTCCAGATATGTGCCTCTCGTTGGGGAGAGGTGTCCCGCCGCCGGAGATAGTGGGGTGCAGGCCGGGCTGCAACCGGGAAAACGGCGCGGATACGACGGAAGGGCAGGCAAAAGCGGCGGCGGGCGTTCCGATAGGAAACCGGGCTCAATCGAGCGGCAGGGCCTCTAGCGTGTTTTTCAGCAGGCGGGCGCTGCGGGCGAGGTCGGCTGTTTCCTGCGGCGAGAGCTCGGGCGGCAGATCGGCCAGCACGCCCGCAGCCCCGATGAGACGCGGCAACGAAAGCGGCACCTCCTGCACCCCGGCGACATGGGGCGTGAGGATTGAGACGGAATGCACCGAAGCCTCGTCACCGCCCACCGCCTCGACCAGCCGCGCGAGGCCTGCGCCGATGCCATACCACGTGGCACCCTTGCCCTCGATGATTGTGTAAGCCGCACGGCGCACGCCATCGTCAATCCGGTCGCGCGCCTCCGCGCCGAGCGGTTTGCCAACCTGAGCCGCCACCTCCTCCAGCGGCAGCGCGCCGACGCGGGCCGAGGACCATGCCAGCACCTCGCTGTCACCGTGCTCGCCCAGCACATAGGCATGCACCGAGCGCGGGTCGACGCCCAGCGCCGCGCCGAGCAGGTGGCGAAAGCGGGCGGTGTCGAGGATAGTGCCGGAGCCGATGACCCGGGCGGGCGGCAGGCCGGAGAGGCGGGTGGTGATGCCCGTCATCACATCCACCGGGTTGGAGGCAATCAGCAGCAGCGCGCCCGGCGCATGGCGGGTGAGCCCCTCAAGCACCTCGCGGAACACGGCGGCGTTGCGGGTGAGCAGGTCGAGCCGCGACTCGCCGGGCTTTTGCGCCACCCCGGCGGCGATAATCACCACATCGGCCCCGGTGAGCGCCTCATATCCCCCCGCTTCGATGGCGCAGGCGGCGGCAAAGGGCATGGCGTGGGCGATGTCTTCCGCCTGAGCGCGGGCAAGCGCGGGGTTGGCATCCACCAGCACGATGTGACGTGCGCAGCCCATCAGCCCGCAGGCATAGGCCGCCGCGCTTCCAACCATTCCGGCACCCACGATTCCCAGTTTCATCACGCACTCCATTGCTGATTCCCGCAAAGGTAGAGTGGCCCGCCTGCGCGCGGACGGAAACCGGGGCACTGGCCAAGCCCCCCCGCCATCTGTTCTATGGCGCGCGAATCGACACTTCGGAGCCCGATTGATGCATATCGTGACCCTCATTGCCCGCCCCGGCGGGCTGGAGCCTGCCGCCGCCGAAGCCCTGCGCAACGCATGGGGCGGCGAAAGCCTGCAATGGCTCGCGCCCGACGAGGCGGCGGAGTTCGCCGTGGCACAGGTGCCGGGCAACCGTTGGGATATCTGGGCGGACATGCAGGCACTTGGCGTCGATATGGCGGTGCAGCCCGCCGAGGGCCGCCGCAAGAAAATGCTGCTCGCGGATATGGACAGCACGATGATCCGGCAGGAATGCATCGACGAGCTGGCCGAAGAGGCGGGCGTGGGCGCGCGGGTGAAGGAGATCACCGCGCGGGCGATGAATGGCGAGCTGGATTTCGAGGGCGCCCTGCGCGAGCGGGTGGCGCTGCTTGAGGGGCTGCCCGAAAGCATCATCGGCAAGGTGCTGGACGAGCGGATTGAGCTCATGCCGGGCGGCGCGGCGCTGCTGGCGACGATGAAGGCAAACGGGGCCTATTGTGCGCTGGTGTCGGGCGGGTTCACCGCCTTCACCGCGCGGGTGGCCGAGCTTCTGGGCTTCGATGAAAACCGGGCGAACACCCTGCTGATGGAGGGCGGCACGCTTTCGGGCAAGGTGGCCTATCCCATCCTCGGGAAAGCGGCCAAGGTGCAGGCGCTGGAAGAGATCACCGCGCGGCTTGGGATCGCCGAGGCCGCGGTGATGGCGGTGGGCGACGGCGCGAATGACCTTGGCATGCTGGGCCGCGCGGGCGCGGGCGTGGCGCTGCACGCCAAGCCGGTGGTCGCCGCCGAATGCGAGCTGCGCATCAACCACGGCGACCTGACCGCGCTGCTCTACATTCAAGGCTACGCCAAGTCGGAGTTCGCTGGCTGAGCCGCCGCGCCTAGAGGAACACCGGGCGCACCTCGCCCACTTCGACCTTGCGGCGATTGAGCAGCGGGGCCCAGGCCCGTTTGCGCACCGCCGGATCGTCCTTGTCGAGCACGCCGTATTTGACCAGCAGCGCGGCCATGGCACATTCTGCCGCCCGCGTGCCGCCATCCGCCACCTTCAGCGCAATCCCAAGCCCCTGCCCGGGCAGGATCGCGGTAAAATAGCCCTCTGCCCCGGTCTTCACCGCCGCTTTGCCCGCCGCCGCGCGCATCAGCTCGGTGCAGGCCCGGCCTTCGCCCGCCACCAACTCGGGGTGGGCCATCATCGCATCGCGCAGCTGCGCCTCCGCCGAGCCGTCGGGGGCCGTGGCGAACTTGGCCATCGCCCGGGCGATGGCGGTAACGGAGCTGCGGAAATTCGGCGCCGAGCAGCCATCAATGCCCCAACCAGAGGTATCTTCGTCGCAGATGTCTTCCCATGCGGCGAGCGCCGCCTGCTGCACCGGATGGTCATACTCGTGGTATTCCGGCCCGGCCCCGAGGTGCGCCGAGAGCGTGAGAAAGCCCGCGTGCTTGCCCGAGCAGTTGTTGTGCCACTGGCAGGGCGCGTCGCCTGACTTGATGAGCGCCTCGCGGGCCGGGCGATCATCGGGCATCTGGGTGCCGCAGCGCAGGGCGGGCTCGCCCAGATCAAGCGCGGCCAGCCAGCGGGCCACGGGGCGGGTGTGAATGGCCGCGCCGTTGTGCGAGGCGCAGGCCAGCGCAAGCTGCTCGCTGCCAAGGCTCCTGTCTGCCGCCGCGCCCGAGCGCACCAGCGGCAGGGCCTGAATCATCTTGGCCGCGGACCGTGGATAAACCGGCAGCCCCGGCGCCCCGCGCCCGTCCACCAATTCGCCCGCCGCATTGACCACCGCGACATGCCCGAGGTGAACAGATTCCACCTCTCCACCGCGCGTCACTTCCACCAGTAGCTCTGCCTGCATGCCTCACCTCTCCGTAATGTCAGCGAAATTCTGCCAAGAGGGCTTTCGCAGTTACGGAAAATCACGTTACATTGAGCCAGAGCAAGTTGAAAAGACATTCGCCACCTGCAAGGAAAGGCGAAGGCTTGAGGCAGAGGCAGCTGGAGGCTGTGGGACACATGAAAAATCGGGTTATGGCTGGCCTCGTGGCCAGTATCGTTGCAATGGGCGCAAGCGCGAGCCTTGCACAGGAAAGCGACAACCGCGTCGCGGCAAAGACCGATTGGTCGGTTTTCGTCGAGGACGACCCCAAGGAATGCTGGAGCGTTTCGGCGCCCAAGGAAACGGTAAACACCCGCGACGGCCGCGTCGTGGCGGTGCGCCGGAGCGACATTTTGCTGTTCGTCACCGTACGGCCCGGCAGCGGCGCGGGCGAGGTGAGCTTTACCGGCGGCTATCCCTTTGCTGGCGGCTCCACCGTGACGCTGGACATTGGCGGCACCCAGTTTGAGCTGTTCACCGAGGGCGAGTGGGCCTGGTCCGCCAGCCCGCAGGATGATGCCCGGATCCTCACCGCGATGAAGCGCGGCGCAGAGGCCAAACTTTCGGCACGCTCCAGCCGGGGCACCCGCACCGAGGATACCTTCTCTCTGCTGGGGCTGACGGCGGCGCTGGACGAGGCCACCAAGCGCTGCGGCGGTTGATCGGCACGCAGAGTTCGGCATAGGCTTGGCGCAGTTTTCTGTGCGGAGTCATTGCCTTGCCTTTTATTCTCGGAGCCATCGCGCTGCTTGGTGCAGCTTACATGTGGTATATTCGTGCCAAGGGCGCTGCCGATATGGCAGGCGAGTTGATGAACGCCGCGGGCGATGTGCGCTCCGCCGCCCGTCGCTTTGGCTACAAGCTGCGCAAGCGTGAACACCCGGTCGACGGCATCGACGAACCCATCGTGGCCGCCGCAGGCATTGCCGAGGCCTTCATTTCGCTTGATGACCTGCCCACGCGCGGCCAGCGCACCGGCATATTGCAAGGGCTGCAAAAGGCCTATCGCACCGATCTGAACGGCGCCGAAGAGGCCGCCGTTCTGGGCCGCTGGCTGGTGGCACAATGCGGCACGCCGGATGCGGCCATCACCCGGATCGTCAAGAAGCTGATCACGCTGGGCGGTCAGGGCGAGGTGCAGCCCCTGCTGGAGGTGCTCAACACCGCCGCCAGCGCCGAGGGAGGCAGCCTTGGCCCGCGCCAGCAAGAGGCCCTGCAAGAGATCGCCCGCCGCTTCGGCCTGTGAAAAAACCTTTGCAATAAGGCCCTGCCCGCCCTATGTGCACGGCTTGAACCCGACACCCGGAGAACTCCAATGACCGAGGCCAATGCCCCGATCACGCAAGACGTTGCCACGATCCCGCGCAAAATGCCCGAGGGCGGAAAGCGCAACATTGTCGGCCTGACCCGCGAGGGCCTGGCCGATGCGTTGCGCGGCATCGGAGTGGCCGACAAGCAGCTGCGGATGCGGGTGAACCAGATCTGGCAGTGGGTCTACCAGTGGGGTGTGCGCGACTTCGAGGCGATGACGAACCTCTCCAAGGCGTTCCGCGCCGATCTGGCCGAACACTTCGAAATCGCCCTGCCCGAAGTGGTGAAGCGCGAAGTGAGCGCCGATGGCACCCGCAAGTATCTGGTGCGCATTGCCGGCGGGCATGAGGTGGAAACCGTCTATATCCCCGAGGAAGATCGCGGCACGCTCTGCATTTCCTCTCAGGTCGGCTGCACCCTCACCTGCTCGTTCTGCCACACCGGCACCCAGAAACTGGTGCGCAACCTGACAGCGGGCGAGATCGTCGGGCAGGTCATGCTGGCCCGCGATGACCTTGGCGAATGGCCCGAGCCCGGCAAGGGCTCTGACGAGAACGGCCCGCGCCTGCTGAGTAACATCGTGCTGATGGGCATGGGCGAGCCGCTCTACAACTTTGATGCGGTTCGCGATGCGATGAAGATCGCGATGGACGGCGAGGGCATTTCGCTCAGCCGCCGCCGGATCACGCTGAGCACCTCCGGCGTTGTGCCCGAGATCGCCAAGACCGCCGAAGAGATCGGCTGCCTGCTGGCGGTCAGCTTTCACGCCACCACCGACGAGGTGCGCGACAAGCTGGTGCCGATCAACAAGCGGTGGAACATCGAAACCCTGCTGGCCGCGCTGAAGGCCTACCCCAAGGCGTCAAACTCCGAGCGGATCACCTTTGAAT from Oceanicola sp. D3 includes the following:
- the rlmN gene encoding 23S rRNA (adenine(2503)-C(2))-methyltransferase RlmN, which encodes MTEANAPITQDVATIPRKMPEGGKRNIVGLTREGLADALRGIGVADKQLRMRVNQIWQWVYQWGVRDFEAMTNLSKAFRADLAEHFEIALPEVVKREVSADGTRKYLVRIAGGHEVETVYIPEEDRGTLCISSQVGCTLTCSFCHTGTQKLVRNLTAGEIVGQVMLARDDLGEWPEPGKGSDENGPRLLSNIVLMGMGEPLYNFDAVRDAMKIAMDGEGISLSRRRITLSTSGVVPEIAKTAEEIGCLLAVSFHATTDEVRDKLVPINKRWNIETLLAALKAYPKASNSERITFEYVMLDGVNDSDEDARRLVKLIAGIPAKINLIPFNEWPGAPYKRSSWERIEAFADIVYKAGYASPIRTPRGEDIMAACGQLKSETERARKSRKEIAAEAGL
- a CDS encoding invasion associated locus B family protein gives rise to the protein MAGLVASIVAMGASASLAQESDNRVAAKTDWSVFVEDDPKECWSVSAPKETVNTRDGRVVAVRRSDILLFVTVRPGSGAGEVSFTGGYPFAGGSTVTLDIGGTQFELFTEGEWAWSASPQDDARILTAMKRGAEAKLSARSSRGTRTEDTFSLLGLTAALDEATKRCGG
- a CDS encoding L-lactate dehydrogenase, which gives rise to MKLGIVGAGMVGSAAAYACGLMGCARHIVLVDANPALARAQAEDIAHAMPFAAACAIEAGGYEALTGADVVIIAAGVAQKPGESRLDLLTRNAAVFREVLEGLTRHAPGALLLIASNPVDVMTGITTRLSGLPPARVIGSGTILDTARFRHLLGAALGVDPRSVHAYVLGEHGDSEVLAWSSARVGALPLEEVAAQVGKPLGAEARDRIDDGVRRAAYTIIEGKGATWYGIGAGLARLVEAVGGDEASVHSVSILTPHVAGVQEVPLSLPRLIGAAGVLADLPPELSPQETADLARSARLLKNTLEALPLD
- the serB gene encoding phosphoserine phosphatase SerB, with product MHIVTLIARPGGLEPAAAEALRNAWGGESLQWLAPDEAAEFAVAQVPGNRWDIWADMQALGVDMAVQPAEGRRKKMLLADMDSTMIRQECIDELAEEAGVGARVKEITARAMNGELDFEGALRERVALLEGLPESIIGKVLDERIELMPGGAALLATMKANGAYCALVSGGFTAFTARVAELLGFDENRANTLLMEGGTLSGKVAYPILGKAAKVQALEEITARLGIAEAAVMAVGDGANDLGMLGRAGAGVALHAKPVVAAECELRINHGDLTALLYIQGYAKSEFAG
- a CDS encoding phosphoserine transaminase gives rise to the protein MAIEAPATRPANPRFSSGPCAKPPVFSLDKLSDAALGRSHRAAVGKEKLKAAIETTREILGIPADYKIGIVPASDTGAVEMAMWNLLGERKATMVAWESFGAGWVTDVVKQLKIDADVKTADYGEIVDFAEIDFDTDVTFTWNGTTSGVRLPNGDAIPADRAGLTICDATSAAFAMDLPWDKLDVTTFSWQKVLGGEAAHGMLILSPRAVERLESYTPAWPLPKIFRLTKGGKLIDGIFRGETINTPSMLAVEDYLVALDWAKSVGGLKGLIARADANAQAIFDFCEARDWIANLATDPATRSNTSVCLKFTDARITDGAAFAKAVAKRLADENVALDVGAYRDAPAGLRIWCGGTVETSDIEAMLPWLEWAFEAEIEALAETA
- a CDS encoding asparaginase; this encodes MQAELLVEVTRGGEVESVHLGHVAVVNAAGELVDGRGAPGLPVYPRSAAKMIQALPLVRSGAAADRSLGSEQLALACASHNGAAIHTRPVARWLAALDLGEPALRCGTQMPDDRPAREALIKSGDAPCQWHNNCSGKHAGFLTLSAHLGAGPEYHEYDHPVQQAALAAWEDICDEDTSGWGIDGCSAPNFRSSVTAIARAMAKFATAPDGSAEAQLRDAMMAHPELVAGEGRACTELMRAAAGKAAVKTGAEGYFTAILPGQGLGIALKVADGGTRAAECAMAALLVKYGVLDKDDPAVRKRAWAPLLNRRKVEVGEVRPVFL